In a genomic window of Quercus lobata isolate SW786 chromosome 4, ValleyOak3.0 Primary Assembly, whole genome shotgun sequence:
- the LOC115983668 gene encoding LOW QUALITY PROTEIN: protein YLS3-like (The sequence of the model RefSeq protein was modified relative to this genomic sequence to represent the inferred CDS: inserted 2 bases in 2 codons), producing the protein MSVMVSYTMEDAAKDREECAKQLVGLATCLPYVGDQAKAPTPDYCTGLKQILKDNKKCLCYIXSELGLQIXVTLALGLPSVCHAPAKVSKCPALLHLDPNSPEAQVFYQLGRSSNQSDGSPAHSPSGVGSSASAKSEGTIGQDKNEGCYDQKRWFEMEIVIGGALTWCFINSHLFI; encoded by the exons ATGTCAGTTATGGTTAGCTATACAATGGAAGATGCAGCCAAAGACAGAGAGGAATGTGCAAAGCAACTAGTAGGACTGGCTACATGTCTGCCTTACGTTGGTGATCAAGCAAAAGCACCTACACCAGATTATTGCACTGGTCTTAAACAAATCCTAAAGGACAACAAGAAGTGCTTGTGTTACA AATCTGAATTAGGACTACAGA ATGTAACACTTGCTTTGGGCCTGCCCTCAGTTTGCCATGCCCCTGCTAAAGTCTCCAAATGTCCCG CTCTTCTACACTTGGATCCTAATTCACCAGAAGCTCAAGTTTTCTACCAATTGGGAAGGAGTTCTAATCAAAGTGATGGTAGTCCTGCTCATAGTCCTAGTG GTGTAGGGAGTTCCGCGAGTGCCAAAAGTGAAGGGACCATTGGTCAAGACAAGAATGAAGGTTGTTATGATCAAAAGAGATGGTTTGAAATGGAGATTGTTATTGGCGGGGCCTTAACATGGTGTTTCATCAATTCACACTTGTTCATATAG
- the LOC115983207 gene encoding disease resistance protein RPP13-like — MQGGPLYPTSEVSALVGREDAEKELVSRLLDGTEENLSVVSLVSEEAVGKTALARHVYKRLDIRQHFQCCLWVHVREEFAYKDLLLIILKQIPICLLKDIELMSEKELRQLVFQTLMKFKYLMVLDDVHTKDMWFNLLRPFADATNGSRNVGSHRLPENSSDLNNFREGILGICQGLPPAILLLGGLLSTIELSDWSRVIDRSQFGEDKSALLNIVALMSYNELPSTLKPCFLYLPLFPMAYEIPKRRLLQLWLAEGFVQLSPDEASVPIEDKAKIYLEELVSRYGFFLPKAEVEGFLHVHHCRSECTSADLEIFKVQRLADQFGVLKSHIGNLLCVYFFQS; from the exons ATGCAAGGCGGCCCCCTTTATCCAACTAGTGAAGTTTCAGCACTTGTTGGACGTGAAGATGCCGAAAAGGAGCTAGTATCTCGACTTTTGGATGGCACTGAGGAAAACCTCAGTGTGGTTTCACTGGTGAGTGAAGAAGCAGTTGGCAAGACAGCTCTAGCAAGACATGTTTATAAGAGACTAGACATTCGGCAGCACTTCCAATGCTGTCTTTGGGTCCATGTCCGTGAAGAGTTTGCATATAAGGATCTCTTGCTCATCATACTCAAACAGATTCCGATATGCTTATTGAAGGACATAGAGCTTATGAGCGAGAAGGAGCTACGTCAATTGGTTTTCCAGACTTTAATGAAATTCAAGTACCTAATGGTGTTGGATGACGTGCACACAAAGGATATGTGGTTCAACCTTTTACGTCCCTTTGCAGACGCCACAAATGGAAGCAGG AATGTAGGCAGTCACAGATTACCGGAAAATAGTTCAGACTTAAACAACTTCAGGGAAGGAATTTTGGGAATATGTCAGGGTTTGCCACCGGCAATCCTCCTACTGGGAGGACTATTGTCAACCATAGAATTAAGTGACTGGTCAAGAGTAATTGATCGTTCACAATTTGGTGAAGATAAATCAGCTCTCTTAAATATTGTAGCTTTGATGAGCTATAATGAACTTCCATCTACGTTAAAGCCATGTTTCCTTTATTTGCCTCTCTTTCCCATGGCATATGAGATCCCCAAACGAAGGTTGTTGCAGTTGTGGCTTGCGGAGGGATTTGTTCAATTGTCACCTGATGAGGCTAGCGTCCCCATTGAAGATAAGGCCAAGATATATTTGGAGGAACTAGTGTCTAGATATGGCTTCTTCTTGCCAAAAGCTGAGGTGGAGGGATTTCTACATGTCCACCATTGCAGGTCAGAATGTACATCTGCAGATTTAGAAATATTTAAGGTTCAGAGGCTCGCAGATCAATTCGGTGTCTTGAAATCTCATATCGGAAACCTATTGTGCGTATATTTCTTTCAAAGCTGA